A portion of the Gossypium arboreum isolate Shixiya-1 chromosome 8, ASM2569848v2, whole genome shotgun sequence genome contains these proteins:
- the LOC108469964 gene encoding uncharacterized protein LOC108469964 isoform X3, with product MDLRDSSPSSTPNRDGNAGDDDGVLSVTSALAKDAALYFQSRKFAECVDVLNQLNSKKENDPKVLHNIAIAEFFRDGCSDPKKLLEVLNNVKKRSEELALASGEQVESGSNIGNNITSGSKGSGTTTSLPASNCASIIYADEFDTSVASLNIAVIWFYLHEYAKALSVLEHVYQNIEPIDETTALHICLLLLDVLLACRDASKSADVLNYMEKAFGVGNVSQGENGNTASQQSRASQQSLNVVGKSSSDPNSSLISDVSCSDLAASVNASESPLSRTLSEDPLDEMFSTLDIGGQNLARHAGLTSANDLPRITVDRSISGVDLKLKLQLYKVRLLLLTRNVKLAKREVKHAMNIARGRDSSMALFLKAQLEYARGNHRKAIKLLMASSNRTDAAMSSMFNNNLGCIYYQLGKYHTSAVFFSKALSNCSSLQKEKPLKLLTFSQDKSLLITYNCGLQYLACGKPLLAAHCFQKASLVFYKRPLMWLRLAECCLMAVEKGLVKGSWAPSDRSEVRVSVIGKGRWRRLLIENGTTRNRHVDSVERDVWALGDDGQPKLSLPLARQCLYNALHLLNCSELSNSKSILPSDSCLEENELSDGASSKNSNYKNLPSNDSKASTMPAALINLNGDLKEPKGGTNQEGIQTFISYYEDICRRENQMIKQALLANLAYVELELENPLKALSAARALLELPGCSRIYVFLGHVYLAEALCLLNKPKEAAEHLSIYLSGESNIELPFGLEDCEQWRVKKHIDCEEANVGAAAAKNSSPEGLEDFMFLKPDEARGTLYANLAAVSAIQGDLERAHHFVTQALSLVPDSSEATMTAIYVDLMLGYDSLDL from the exons CTTGAAGTCCTTAACAATGTCAAG AAGAGAAGTGAGGAGCTTGCTCTTGCATCTGGGGAACAGGTGGAGTCTGGTAGCAATATTGGAAATAACATTACTTCAGGTTCAAAAGGAAGTGGTACAACTACAAGTCTTCCTGCTTCAAATTGTGCCAGTATTATTTACGCGGATGAATTTGATACCTCTGTGGCTTCTCTAAACATA GCAGTCATTTGGTTCTACCTTCATGAATACGCAAAGGCCTTATCAGTTCTTGAACATGTTTATCAAAACATTGAACCTATAGATGAG ACAACAGCTCTTCATATCTGCCTCTTGTTGCTGGATGTTCTGCTAGCTTGCCGTGACGCGTCAAAATCTGCG GATGTATTGAATTATATGGAAAAAGCATTTGGTGTTGGCAATGTGAGCCAAGGGGAAAATGGTAACACAGCTTCGCAACAATCAAGAGCTTCGCAACAATCCTTGAATGTAGTTGGAAAATCATCCTCAGATCCAAACAGCTCATTGATCTCAGATGTTTCTTGTTCAGACTTAGCTGCTAGTGTCAATGCCTCAGAGAGTCCTCTATCTAGAACTTTATCAGAGGATCCACTGGATGAAATGTTTTCAACACTAGATATTGGAGGACAGAACTTAGCTAGGCACGCTGGTCTTACATCTGCAAATGATCTACCCAGGATCACAGTCGATAGATCTATCTCTGGTGTTGATCTGAAGCTTAAGTTGCAACTTTACAAGGTTCGACTATTGCTTCTCACTAGAAATGTAAAGCTAGCTAAGCGTGAAGTCAAGCATGCAATGAATATTGCTCGAGGGAGAGATTCTTCTATGGCTCTCTTCTTGAAGGCCCAGCTTGAGTATGCTCGTGGCAACCATCGAAAAGCTATCAAGTTGTTAATGGCATCAAGTAATCGGACGGATGCAGCAATGTCAAGCATGTTTAATAACAATCTAGGCTGCATTTACTATCAACTTGGGAAGTATCATACATCTGCAGTGTTCTTTTCCAAGGCACTGAGTAATTGTTCATCTCTTCAGAAAGAGAAGCCTCTAAAGCTATTAACATTCTCACAGGATAAATCTCTCCTCATAACATATAACTGTGGgttacagtacttggcctgtggaAAACCACTACTTGCAGCTCATTGTTTCCAGAAAGCAAGTTTAGTTTTCTACAAAAGACCCCTAATGTGGCTTCGGCTTGCTGAATGTTGTCTAATGGCGGTAGAGAAAGGCCTTGTAAAAGGAAGTTGGGCTCCATCAGACAGATCAGAAGTTAGAGTCAGTGTTATAGGGAAGGGTAGATGGAGGAGACTTCTAATTGAAAATGGAACTACAAGAAACAGACATGTAGATTCTGTTGAAAGGGATGTCTGGGCTTTAGGTGATGATGGGCAACCTAAGCTTTCATTACCTCTTGCTAGGCAGTGTCTCTACAATGCACTGCACTTGTTGAACTGTTCTGAGTTGAGTAATTCGAAGTCTATTCTACCCTCAGATTCATGCTTGGAAGAGAATGAATTGAGTGATGGAGCATCTTCCAAGAACTCAAACTATAAGAACTTACCCAGCAATGATTCCAAGGCTTCAACTATGCCGGCTGCTCTAATTAACTTAAATGGGGATTTGAAAGAACCAAAGGGGGGAACTAATCAGGAGGGTATTCAGACCTTCATCTCCTATTATGAAGATATTTGCAGAAGAGAAAATCAGATGATTAAGCAAGCTCTTCTTGCTAACCTGGCATATGTAGAGTTAGAACTGGAAAATCCTTTGAAGGCGCTCTCTGCAGCACGAGCTCTCTTAGAACTGCCAGGTTGTTCAAGAATTTATGTCTTTCTAGGCCATGTCTATTTGGCGGAGGCTTTATGTTTGCTGAACAAACCTAAGGAAGCTGCAGAGCACTTGTCCATTTATTTATCTGGGGAAAGTAACATCGAATTACCGTTTGGTCTAGAGGACTGTGAGCAGTGGCGAGTGAAAAAGCATATTGATTGTGAAGAAGCAAATGTTGGAGCAGCAGCTGCCAAGAACTCTTCCCCCGAGGGCTTAGAGGATTTCATGTTTCTCAAGCCTGATGAGGCACGTGGAACACTTTACGCAAACCTTGCTGCAGTGTCTGCAATACAAGGCGACCTTGAGCGAGCTCACCATTTCGTGACACAAGCATTGTCCCTGGTACCCGACAGCAGCGAAGCCACTATGACCGCAATATATGTCGATCTCATGCTTG GCTACGACAGTCTGGACCTTTAA